A region of Flavobacterium indicum GPTSA100-9 = DSM 17447 DNA encodes the following proteins:
- a CDS encoding cell division protein ZapA, whose protein sequence is MTEKLKIKISIADRVYPLTVEPAQEEGLRTASKKIDATIRKFEESYAVRDKQDVLAMCALQFASQIEQNQIDKSTSLEDAFERLKKLNDKIDSLLLK, encoded by the coding sequence ATGACAGAAAAGTTAAAAATTAAAATATCAATAGCTGATCGTGTTTATCCCTTAACTGTGGAACCAGCACAAGAAGAAGGTTTACGAACTGCTTCTAAAAAAATAGATGCTACGATACGAAAATTTGAAGAAAGCTATGCAGTTAGAGATAAACAAGATGTATTAGCCATGTGTGCATTACAATTTGCTTCTCAGATTGAACAAAATCAAATTGACAAAAGTACATCCTTAGAAGATGCTTTTGAACGATTAAAAAAATTAAACGACAAAATTGATAGCTTGTTACTTAAATAG
- the rny gene encoding ribonuclease Y, with protein MMTLTIILSIVAGIAVGFGIAKFLEKSNVSNLIKNAKKEAASILKDAKAEAESIKKDKLLQAKEKFLELKSEHEKEILAKDKKIAEAEKRTRDKESQVSNELAKNKKLNDELETKLEDYNNRVDYLEKKTQEIDKLHKSQVEQLEAISGLSAEEAKNQLVESLKAEAKTDAMAHIQETIEEAKMTAQQEAKKIIINTIQRVGTEEAIENCVSVFNIESDDVKGRIIGREGRNIRALEAATGVEIIVDDTPEAIILSCFDPVRREIARLALHKLVTDGRIHPARIEEVVAKTQKQIEEEIIEVGKRTVIDLGIHGLHPELIKIVGRMKYRSSYGQNLLQHSREVAKLCGLMAAELGLNVKLAKRAGLLHDIGKVPETESELPHAILGMQWAEKYGEKEEVCNAIGAHHDEIEMKYLISPIVQVCDAISGARPGARRQVLDSYIQRLKDLEDIAYGFQGVKNAYAIQAGRELRVLVESEKVSDEMAATLSFDISHKIQTEMTYPGQVKVTVIRETRVVNIAK; from the coding sequence ATTATGACACTAACAATTATTTTAAGTATCGTCGCCGGAATTGCAGTTGGGTTTGGAATTGCTAAATTTTTAGAAAAAAGCAATGTTTCAAACTTAATTAAAAATGCAAAAAAAGAGGCCGCATCTATATTAAAAGACGCTAAAGCTGAAGCTGAATCTATCAAAAAAGACAAATTATTACAAGCTAAAGAAAAGTTTTTAGAGTTAAAATCGGAGCATGAAAAGGAAATTTTAGCTAAAGACAAAAAAATTGCTGAAGCTGAAAAAAGAACAAGAGACAAAGAATCTCAAGTTTCAAATGAATTAGCTAAGAATAAAAAACTTAACGACGAATTAGAAACAAAACTTGAAGATTACAATAATCGAGTAGATTATTTAGAAAAGAAAACTCAAGAAATTGATAAATTACACAAAAGTCAAGTTGAACAATTAGAAGCTATTTCAGGATTATCTGCAGAAGAAGCAAAAAATCAATTAGTTGAAAGTTTAAAAGCTGAGGCGAAAACAGATGCCATGGCTCATATTCAAGAAACTATTGAAGAAGCTAAAATGACGGCTCAACAAGAGGCTAAAAAAATCATTATTAATACCATTCAACGTGTGGGTACTGAAGAAGCTATTGAAAACTGTGTATCCGTATTCAATATTGAATCTGACGATGTAAAAGGTAGAATTATCGGTAGAGAAGGTAGAAATATTCGTGCCTTAGAAGCTGCAACTGGGGTTGAGATTATTGTAGACGATACACCAGAAGCAATTATTTTATCTTGCTTTGACCCAGTAAGAAGAGAAATTGCCCGTTTAGCATTACATAAATTGGTTACTGACGGTCGTATTCACCCGGCTCGTATTGAAGAAGTGGTTGCTAAGACCCAAAAACAAATTGAAGAAGAAATTATTGAAGTGGGTAAACGTACTGTAATTGATTTAGGTATTCATGGATTACACCCAGAATTAATCAAGATTGTGGGCCGAATGAAATACCGTTCTTCTTATGGACAAAATTTATTACAACACTCAAGAGAAGTTGCTAAACTTTGTGGATTAATGGCTGCTGAACTAGGCTTAAATGTTAAGTTAGCTAAAAGAGCTGGTTTATTACACGATATAGGTAAAGTTCCTGAAACTGAAAGTGAACTACCACATGCAATTTTAGGTATGCAGTGGGCTGAAAAATATGGTGAAAAAGAAGAAGTTTGCAACGCAATTGGAGCACACCACGATGAAATTGAAATGAAATATTTGATTTCTCCAATTGTTCAAGTTTGTGATGCAATTTCTGGAGCTAGACCTGGAGCTAGAAGACAAGTATTAGATTCTTACATCCAACGTTTAAAAGATTTAGAAGATATCGCTTATGGCTTCCAAGGTGTTAAAAATGCCTATGCAATTCAAGCAGGTAGAGAATTACGTGTATTAGTAGAAAGTGAAAAAGTTAGCGATGAAATGGCAGCTACATTATCATTCGATATCTCACACAAAATTCAAACTGAAATGACCTACCCTGGTCAGGTTAAAGTTACGGTAATTAGAGAAACTCGTGTTGTTAACATTGCAAAATAA